A stretch of DNA from Brevibacillus ruminantium:
AGCTGAAGAGCTTGTGCATTACGACAAAAAAACGCAAGCCCGAAGGCCTGCGTTTTTGTCATGCTGCTACTCTTCTTCTTTTTGCTCCTCTTCCATTTGGATTCGGCGCAAGTCTGCCACACGCTGTGGATCTTCCTGAAAATAGCGGACCAGATACTCAAAGCAGGAGATGGATTCCCAGCTCAGATGATGCTCGATCCCCTCAACATCCTGGTAAATATGCTCCTCGTCTACCCCAATCAAGCGCATGAACTCCTCAAGGAGACTATGGCGATCGACGAGTCTTTTGCCTATTTTTTTGCCTTTCGGGGTGAGAACGAGGCCCCGATATTTCTCGTAGACGAGATACTTGTCTTTATCCAGCTTTTGAACCATTTTCGTAACCGATGAGGGATGTACCTCCAACGCTTCCGCAATATCGGAGACACGAGCGTAACCTTTTTCCTCAATTAAGCTGTAAATACGTTCCAAATAGTCTTCCATGCTGGGAGTTGGCATATGTATCCCTCGTTTCAAAACGGTATTTCGACAAGCTCCAAAAAAAGCATGTAGCACTATCATACCGTGGATCGAGGCAGGGTTGCAAGGGAAACATGTCTAGTTTACCGGTTTGGCTCCTTTCATTATGTCAATGGTGTGCACCAGTTGCATTCCCAGCATTTCGACACGCTCCTGGAGGCGGGCATCCTTCAGCTTTCCATCGCTGTCAAAAGCGCTGTAGGCAGTTGGGACACTCGGGCTTGATGGCAGCGCCCAGGCATGCAGATTTCGCATGATCAGATGCAGAGTGTTTACTGTGTTGGTCGCTCCCAAGCTGCCTGCGGCTACACCCAGAACTGCGACAGGTTTGTCTTTCAATTGTCTTGCGGAAAGAAAATCAAGTGCATTTTTCAAAGCCCCACTGATCGTTCCGTGGTATTCAGGGGAAGCAATGATCAAACCATCTGCCTCGGAAATTTTGTTCACAAATTGGTGCACGATGGAAGGATAGGTGGTTTCATCATCTCGTACATCATAAATAGGCATAGGCCATTCAGCCAAATGGATCAGTTCGACCTGGGCACCTGCTTTTCGAGCGGAATCCAGCGCGATTTTCACTGCTTTTTTTGTGGTAGAGTCGGGGTTCATGCTTCCCGCAATTCCGATGATTTTCATAAAATGTTCACCTCTTCTGCATACATTGCTGCTTGGTAATAGTATACCTCCTTCTCTATATATAGTAAACAAAAATGTTTATTTACCCTGATCCTGTTCTGAACAAGCCCCTCCCCCTCATACACTTGTACCAAGGTTGGATAAAGGATGATGATTGATGGACAGAGGCTCCTGGCGAATTGCGGTTCTGTTTGCAGCAGCAGCGTTGGGTGGAACGTATCTGGTAGGATCTGAAGTGCTGCGCTTTTTTGCCTATTTCGGCTTTTGGGGAATACTGGGGATTCTGTTGGTCAGTGCTGGACTTGGTTGGTTGGGAATCCGGCTCTTTACTCTCAGCCACGAGCACGGATTTCGATCGCTGCATGATTTATTGTGTTACTGGTTCGGTGAAAAAATTGCACCTGGCCTTTCTGTTCTTCTTCAACTGTTATTGCTCGCATACATCGGCACTTCAATAGGCGGTGCCACCTCGTTACTTCTGGACGGCAGCTTCAAATTACTGCTCGCTCTCGTCCCTTTCCTGATCGCTTGTGTTTTCCTGCGGCATGGGTGGCCCGCTATGCTTCGCGGACTTTCCGCATTTTTGGTGATTGGCCTTCTGCTTATTGCCACAGCTTTTTTTGAACAGCCGCACATCACCATACCCTCTCTCGGGTACCAGTTGAACTTGCAATGGATGCTTCATGCTGCATTTTATTTCGCGTTGCACTTTTTACTCATCCTGATCACTTGTCTGCCGCTCGCTTCGCGGGCATCCCGTGTGCAATCCATTCATTTCGGCGTCATCGTGGGCTGTTTACTTTTCTTCCTTATCGGTGTATGGACACAAGGTGTACTGCTCGGATACTGGCATGAGATTCACTCTACTGACATTCCCCTGCAAATAGTACTCATCTCCGCCCTACCCTTTGGCAAATGGATTCACAGTCTGGCTGTACTCGGACATGGGGGCCTGATACTCGCTGTGTGGATATACGCGTTGGCCACCCCAGTTGCTGTTCGTTACGATATCCGCTTATCAGCTCTCTTCGTGGTCATGATGATAACGACAGCCCTTTTCTCCGTACTAACTGCCCTTCTCCCCGTCACCGGATACATCGTCGCGATTGCCCTCACCTATTGTGCTCTGTTTTTGGTTATCTCTTTTGTCTGGAAGCTACAAAAACCTCAAAGCCCTGGGCGGTAAATCATCCAGGGCTTCTTTCTTTATAGGAGGGATGCGCTGCTTCCGCGTCCATTCATGTGAACGAATCGCTCTACTGCTTCTCCATGGTTTGAACCATGTTCAACACGATGCGGACTGCCTGTACAACCGGTTCTTTCCCGTCTGTTAAAGCTCCCGCCGATTCTTTGGCATTGGTCTTTTGCCCTTCGATCAGAACCGCATTTGGCAAGCTGTTCTGCTTGAACAACTCCAGTCGTCTTTCTTCTTCTGCCGGCACCGTAGCTGCCAGGGCCACTCCCTCCTTTGCCAGCATGTCTGCTGTTTGATTGCGGTCTCCTGCGTATGTATAGACGGCAAGCGAGTTGCTTTGCTGGTCAAGCTTATCCAGATAGATCACGGCAGACATCTTTTCTTTTTCCGCTTTGGTCAGGTTGCCCAGATAATCTCGCAATCCTCGCTCGCCCTCTGCCCCTGCCCCCAGACTGACAAAACGCACCTCGAGACTGCCTGGG
This window harbors:
- the mntR gene encoding transcriptional regulator MntR, which produces MPTPSMEDYLERIYSLIEEKGYARVSDIAEALEVHPSSVTKMVQKLDKDKYLVYEKYRGLVLTPKGKKIGKRLVDRHSLLEEFMRLIGVDEEHIYQDVEGIEHHLSWESISCFEYLVRYFQEDPQRVADLRRIQMEEEQKEEE
- a CDS encoding NADPH-dependent FMN reductase, coding for MKIIGIAGSMNPDSTTKKAVKIALDSARKAGAQVELIHLAEWPMPIYDVRDDETTYPSIVHQFVNKISEADGLIIASPEYHGTISGALKNALDFLSARQLKDKPVAVLGVAAGSLGATNTVNTLHLIMRNLHAWALPSSPSVPTAYSAFDSDGKLKDARLQERVEMLGMQLVHTIDIMKGAKPVN